One genomic window of Limnothrix sp. FACHB-406 includes the following:
- the rnhA gene encoding ribonuclease HI, with product MTPSPIASMPPRSIDSHQISRIYTDGACSGNPGPGGWGVLVRFSNSSCHELGGGTSNTTNNRMEMQAAIEALQFWHQYGQGESITLLTDSQYVIKGITEWVRNWRRKGWKTASGQPVLNRDLWERLDALNNPAVRWEYVRGHSGEAGNERCDEIARVFAAGRSPKLDQLKLEIFDRSEFPESEPASKSHLDASDTTTVSIAAIPETMSEPVLDQLAIAPTDADLRDVRVGQLRNLIETLRIADEVADRGYLIASSELADLMDVNASAVTSRGENWVWRNWIVTRVRREGNQILWQLERILEDD from the coding sequence ATGACACCCTCTCCCATCGCCTCCATGCCCCCACGGTCGATCGACTCACACCAGATTTCGCGTATCTACACTGATGGGGCTTGCTCTGGTAATCCAGGGCCCGGCGGTTGGGGTGTTTTAGTGCGATTTTCAAATAGCTCTTGTCATGAATTGGGTGGAGGTACTTCCAACACAACTAATAACCGGATGGAAATGCAAGCCGCCATTGAAGCGCTGCAATTCTGGCATCAATACGGCCAGGGCGAGTCAATCACTTTACTAACGGACAGTCAGTACGTTATTAAAGGGATTACAGAGTGGGTGCGAAACTGGCGACGAAAAGGCTGGAAAACTGCCAGCGGGCAACCGGTGCTCAATCGAGATCTTTGGGAGCGTCTGGATGCTTTGAACAATCCCGCTGTGCGCTGGGAATACGTGCGCGGCCACTCGGGCGAGGCGGGAAATGAACGATGTGATGAAATTGCCCGCGTTTTTGCGGCCGGCCGATCGCCTAAATTAGATCAATTGAAGCTAGAGATTTTCGATCGCTCGGAGTTTCCGGAATCGGAGCCTGCGAGCAAATCCCATCTCGATGCTTCAGACACAACTACAGTCTCGATAGCAGCTATACCTGAAACCATGTCTGAACCTGTTTTGGATCAACTGGCGATCGCGCCAACGGATGCCGATCTGCGCGACGTGCGTGTGGGTCAATTGCGCAACTTGATCGAAACCCTGCGCATTGCGGATGAGGTCGCCGATCGAGGATATCTGATTGCCAGCTCGGAATTGGCTGATCTGATGGACGTTAACGCCAGTGCCGTGACCAGTCGGGGTGAAAACTGGGTCTGGCGGAACTGGATTGTGACTCGCGTGCGACGTGAGGGCAACCAAATTCTGTGGCAATTGGAACGGATCCTCGAAGATGACTAA
- a CDS encoding YtxH domain-containing protein, with translation MSKRQSDRFALGILLGAATGAVAGLLLAPRSGRASRQRLQQSLQNTLQNTLQKTVKQSGDRLPGALEELGQVVRDQAAIWSDRTRDRLEGALDRLRDAIASGVAASQTVDQEDVSLSEEGDAIPTGSAPTPKPRQLAYNRMAAPMTQTGDR, from the coding sequence ATGTCTAAACGTCAGTCCGATCGATTTGCGCTGGGGATCCTGTTGGGGGCGGCAACCGGAGCCGTAGCAGGATTATTGTTGGCTCCCCGATCGGGTCGAGCTTCCCGCCAGCGCCTACAGCAATCTTTGCAAAACACTTTGCAAAACACCTTACAAAAAACGGTGAAGCAATCGGGCGATCGCCTGCCGGGAGCGTTGGAGGAGTTGGGGCAGGTGGTGCGCGACCAAGCGGCCATTTGGTCCGATCGCACTCGCGATCGCCTAGAAGGGGCGCTCGATCGACTGCGAGACGCGATCGCCAGCGGTGTGGCCGCCAGCCAAACGGTGGATCAAGAAGATGTCAGCTTGTCGGAAGAGGGCGACGCAATCCCAACCGGCTCAGCCCCAACTCCGAAGCCCCGCCAGTTGGCCTATAACCGTATGGCCGCCCCCATGACCCAAACGGGCGATCGCTAA
- a CDS encoding A24 family peptidase — protein sequence MFTPEQLALAVVAIALGVSVGSFLNVVVYRLPAGLSLLHPPSRCPKCLHRLAPHDNVPVFGWLWLRGRCRYCAAPIAPRYPLVEATTGLLFAAIALRISAAEPELVFSPWGLSMILGGWIFVSWLLALALIDWDTLTLPNSLTQSGLLLGLGFRTAFGAIDAGQGSGAAAGLLDALLAMALGLWLFQAIATLGSLIWGRTAMGAGDVKLAAMLGVWLGWKLLLLASFLACAIGAVAGLGAMGLGWLRRDRVLPFGPFLALGSLIAMLWGPEIITAYWQFWVR from the coding sequence ATGTTCACCCCCGAACAATTGGCGCTGGCGGTGGTGGCGATCGCCCTGGGGGTTTCCGTCGGAAGCTTCTTGAATGTGGTGGTTTATCGCCTCCCCGCTGGCCTGTCGCTGCTGCACCCGCCCTCCCGCTGCCCCAAATGTTTGCACCGGCTGGCTCCCCACGACAATGTGCCGGTTTTCGGCTGGCTGTGGTTGCGGGGCCGTTGTCGCTATTGCGCAGCCCCGATCGCCCCGCGCTATCCCTTGGTGGAAGCCACCACCGGGCTGTTATTTGCCGCGATCGCCCTGCGAATTAGCGCCGCCGAACCGGAATTGGTGTTCAGTCCTTGGGGCTTGAGCATGATTTTGGGAGGATGGATCTTCGTGAGCTGGCTGCTGGCCCTGGCGCTCATTGATTGGGACACCCTCACCCTGCCCAACTCGCTCACCCAATCGGGCCTGCTGTTGGGGTTGGGATTCAGAACCGCCTTCGGAGCGATTGACGCGGGCCAGGGCAGCGGCGCGGCGGCCGGATTGCTGGATGCCCTGTTGGCCATGGCGCTTGGTTTGTGGTTGTTTCAGGCGATCGCCACCCTGGGCAGCTTGATTTGGGGACGCACGGCCATGGGGGCCGGAGATGTGAAGCTGGCGGCCATGCTGGGGGTTTGGTTGGGCTGGAAATTGCTGTTGCTGGCGAGTTTTTTGGCCTGCGCGATCGGGGCAGTAGCCGGTTTGGGCGCAATGGGCCTGGGTTGGCTACGGCGCGATCGGGTCTTACCCTTCGGCCCATTTCTGGCCCTGGGCAGCCTAATCGCCATGCTGTGGGGCCCAGAAATCATCACAGCCTATTGGCAATTTTGGGTGCGCTAG
- the psbV gene encoding photosystem II cytochrome c-550 gives MLKKVVLLVVAVAFFAFQLAVSPVSAAEMKPELRTVKVSEKGDTVTLTLEQVALGKRLFNDTCAQCHAGGVTKTSPDVDLSPSSLAGAVPSRDHIAGLVDYMKNPTTYDGETEIYELHPSTRSSDIFPEMRNLTDEELEAIAGHILSQPKVIGSRWGAGKTRYST, from the coding sequence ATGCTGAAAAAGGTTGTTTTGCTAGTTGTAGCGGTGGCGTTTTTTGCCTTCCAACTGGCCGTTAGCCCCGTAAGCGCGGCGGAAATGAAGCCGGAACTGCGCACGGTCAAGGTCAGCGAAAAGGGTGATACCGTCACCTTGACCCTGGAGCAAGTGGCTCTGGGCAAGAGACTGTTTAATGACACTTGTGCCCAGTGCCATGCGGGCGGTGTGACCAAGACCAGCCCCGATGTGGATCTGTCGCCTTCGTCCTTGGCGGGTGCCGTTCCTAGCCGCGATCACATCGCTGGCCTGGTGGACTACATGAAGAATCCGACCACCTACGACGGTGAAACGGAAATTTATGAACTGCACCCCAGCACCCGCAGTTCTGACATTTTCCCGGAGATGCGGAACCTGACCGATGAGGAATTGGAAGCGATCGCTGGTCATATTCTGAGCCAACCCAAGGTGATTGGTTCCCGCTGGGGCGCTGGTAAGACTCGTTATTCAACTTGA
- the aroH gene encoding chorismate mutase, translated as MGWRVRAIRGATTATENTIEAIREAVHELLDALETHNRLEMDEVVSVTFSVTRDLDAVFPAKIARERPNWQNVPLMDVQQMHVDGSLPQCIRLLVHFNTPDPIARIHHPYLRGAKHLRPDWVSAQEVRQKELIVNS; from the coding sequence GTGGGTTGGCGAGTCCGGGCCATTCGAGGAGCAACTACCGCAACCGAAAACACCATTGAAGCCATTCGGGAGGCGGTTCATGAGCTACTCGACGCTTTGGAAACCCACAATCGTCTGGAGATGGATGAGGTGGTGAGCGTCACCTTTTCGGTGACCCGTGACCTGGATGCCGTGTTTCCCGCCAAGATTGCCCGCGAGCGGCCCAACTGGCAAAACGTGCCCCTGATGGATGTGCAGCAAATGCATGTGGATGGCAGTTTGCCCCAATGCATTCGACTGCTCGTGCATTTCAACACCCCTGACCCGATCGCTCGGATTCATCATCCCTATCTCCGAGGAGCCAAGCACCTACGCCCCGATTGGGTTTCAGCCCAAGAAGTGCGCCAAAAGGAACTGATCGTTAACTCCTAA
- a CDS encoding PPC domain-containing protein translates to MLFWSFLQRRGVVGMMGAIALVTAGSGGAIAQASPTYQPGTISSSSELNDTLSTKDIPTGQGGFARDYKISLTAGDRVEITASSDSFDTVLMLIADDGSSVAENDDGPDSGTNSLIFTSIQNTGEYVVRVQTFGKAVGGPFKLKVTRLQPIQ, encoded by the coding sequence ATGCTTTTTTGGTCTTTTTTGCAGCGGCGTGGTGTGGTGGGAATGATGGGCGCGATCGCCCTGGTCACGGCCGGCAGTGGCGGGGCGATCGCCCAAGCCAGCCCGACCTATCAACCGGGCACGATTTCCAGCAGCAGCGAGTTGAACGACACCCTATCGACCAAGGACATTCCCACCGGCCAAGGGGGATTTGCCCGGGACTATAAAATTTCGCTCACGGCAGGCGATCGGGTTGAAATCACCGCCAGCTCCGACAGCTTCGATACCGTCCTGATGCTCATTGCCGATGACGGTTCCAGCGTTGCCGAGAACGACGACGGCCCCGACAGCGGCACGAACTCCCTGATTTTCACCAGCATTCAGAACACAGGCGAATATGTGGTGCGGGTTCAAACCTTTGGCAAAGCTGTTGGCGGCCCCTTCAAGCTCAAGGTCACCCGCCTGCAACCGATCCAATAG
- a CDS encoding squalene/phytoene synthase family protein — MNGSAVAKLVESSQYCAIADDSLKDEDNAAWVLGLESDVQREWIERIGWIRKVDRLAEAELVCKENHTSTEQPSFLAFYRSWKRLLSHGPAAMVTEDASLLVTMQQRWFHAEASLSDRLSVQSWDRYLDAILTYHTDNLRIETLADYETMLETLAGSFFQILPFLSPSQWEAAYHFGAVDQFYNNLRDIDEDARQGICYFPQEVLDRFGVDRAAVLDRSCIGTPAYHDMMVFWVDDYLPQLRRRAFKLVLARDLHPSWVILRNWCLHRYARIERVLRECDFDFVQFQVLYWQAVREDLDQWQERSFITTATAISPTLQRSAQAVQVAAFLKTSPLMVRTAQRLVQCLCEMQGTLLNLAWGNYWPSSVEEVVARL, encoded by the coding sequence ATGAACGGATCGGCTGTGGCCAAGCTGGTCGAATCGTCGCAATACTGCGCGATTGCTGATGATTCTCTTAAGGATGAAGATAACGCTGCTTGGGTCTTAGGACTCGAGTCAGATGTGCAACGGGAATGGATTGAACGGATTGGTTGGATTCGTAAGGTCGATCGATTGGCGGAGGCAGAACTTGTCTGTAAAGAAAATCACACATCTACGGAGCAGCCTAGTTTCCTCGCGTTCTATCGCTCTTGGAAGCGTTTGCTGAGCCATGGCCCGGCGGCCATGGTCACAGAAGATGCCAGCTTGCTGGTGACAATGCAACAGCGCTGGTTTCATGCGGAGGCAAGTCTGAGCGATCGCTTATCTGTGCAGTCGTGGGATCGGTATCTGGATGCAATCTTGACCTACCACACGGACAATCTACGGATTGAAACGTTGGCTGACTATGAAACGATGCTGGAGACGTTGGCGGGTTCCTTTTTCCAGATTCTGCCGTTTTTGAGTCCGTCCCAGTGGGAAGCGGCCTATCACTTTGGAGCGGTCGATCAGTTCTATAACAACCTGCGCGACATCGATGAGGATGCGCGCCAAGGGATCTGCTACTTTCCCCAGGAGGTGTTGGATCGGTTTGGGGTCGATCGGGCGGCGGTTTTGGATCGATCGTGCATCGGCACGCCGGCCTATCACGACATGATGGTTTTTTGGGTGGATGATTATTTGCCGCAGTTGCGCCGACGGGCGTTCAAGCTGGTTTTGGCGCGGGATTTACACCCATCCTGGGTCATTTTGCGCAACTGGTGTCTGCATCGCTATGCCCGCATTGAGCGGGTGCTGCGGGAGTGCGATTTTGATTTTGTGCAATTCCAAGTCCTTTACTGGCAAGCGGTTCGCGAGGATTTGGATCAATGGCAGGAGCGATCGTTTATCACCACTGCGACGGCTATTTCACCCACCTTGCAGCGATCGGCCCAGGCGGTTCAAGTGGCTGCTTTTTTGAAAACTAGCCCGCTAATGGTGCGGACTGCCCAGCGGCTGGTGCAATGCCTCTGTGAGATGCAAGGAACGTTGCTGAATTTGGCTTGGGGAAATTATTGGCCATCCTCAGTGGAGGAGGTGGTGGCCAGGCTCTGA
- a CDS encoding MFS transporter produces MRPVTAERASIPDRLTFPAKLAYGAGDAGPAITANLLVFLQLAFLTDVAGLPAGLAGSVLMVSKIGDAINDPIIGVMSDRTRSRWGRRYSWMLWGAIPFGILFFLQWLVPPGNTWLLYGYYVVLGLLFNIAYTAVNLPYTALTAELTDDYDERTSLNSFRFAFSIGGSLLSLILGKVVADQIPDPVWQYIWLAAICTLFSVLPILWCVVGTFRYGMAAERRCAERNETAPSLGLKQQLAIVFQNRPFLYVIGIYLCSWLAVQLTASILPYFVVSYMGLQQADFFMVAIGVQLTAFAMLFVWSALSRRWGKRGVYFAGMSLWIIAQAGLLLLQPGQTGLLYLLAVMAGVGVSTAYLVPWSMLPDVIELDELTTGQRREGVFYAFMVFLQKLGLALALWLVGIALEVAGYVPTAAGGTPANQPASALLAIRLAIGPLPTAALIGGLVLAYFYPITRDIHAEILLKLAERKRANQQASQD; encoded by the coding sequence CTGAGACCTGTGACTGCTGAGCGTGCTTCTATTCCCGATCGGTTAACCTTCCCAGCCAAGCTGGCCTATGGGGCCGGCGACGCAGGCCCCGCCATCACCGCCAACCTGCTTGTCTTTTTGCAGTTGGCATTTTTAACCGATGTGGCCGGGTTGCCCGCCGGGTTAGCTGGCTCGGTGCTGATGGTGAGCAAAATTGGCGATGCCATCAACGACCCAATCATTGGCGTAATGAGCGATCGCACCCGCTCCCGTTGGGGTCGTCGATATTCCTGGATGCTCTGGGGGGCGATTCCCTTCGGCATTCTCTTTTTCTTGCAGTGGCTGGTGCCGCCGGGCAACACCTGGCTGCTCTATGGCTACTACGTGGTCTTGGGACTGCTGTTCAATATTGCCTACACGGCGGTGAACTTACCCTACACAGCCCTCACCGCTGAGCTAACGGATGACTATGACGAACGCACCAGCCTCAACAGCTTCCGGTTTGCCTTCTCGATCGGGGGCAGTCTTCTCTCGCTGATCTTGGGCAAGGTCGTTGCCGATCAAATTCCCGACCCCGTTTGGCAATACATCTGGCTAGCCGCCATTTGCACCCTGTTTTCTGTGTTGCCCATTCTCTGGTGCGTCGTGGGCACATTTCGGTATGGCATGGCCGCCGAACGCCGCTGCGCCGAACGCAATGAAACCGCCCCCAGCTTGGGTCTGAAACAACAACTGGCGATCGTCTTTCAGAATCGCCCCTTCCTCTACGTCATTGGGATCTATCTCTGTTCCTGGCTGGCTGTGCAACTCACCGCCTCCATCCTGCCCTACTTCGTGGTGAGCTACATGGGGCTACAGCAAGCAGATTTCTTCATGGTCGCGATCGGGGTGCAGCTCACCGCCTTTGCCATGTTGTTTGTGTGGAGTGCCCTCAGCCGCCGTTGGGGCAAACGGGGAGTCTACTTCGCGGGCATGAGCCTTTGGATCATTGCCCAAGCGGGTTTGTTATTGCTGCAACCGGGGCAAACGGGCTTGCTGTACCTGTTGGCCGTGATGGCTGGCGTTGGGGTCTCCACGGCTTATCTAGTCCCTTGGTCGATGCTGCCGGATGTGATTGAGCTGGATGAGCTAACCACTGGGCAACGTCGGGAAGGTGTGTTCTATGCCTTCATGGTCTTTTTGCAAAAGTTGGGGTTGGCTCTGGCGCTTTGGCTGGTGGGGATTGCGCTGGAAGTGGCTGGTTATGTGCCCACAGCCGCCGGAGGCACGCCGGCCAACCAACCGGCCTCAGCCCTGTTGGCCATTCGGCTGGCGATCGGCCCCTTGCCCACGGCAGCCTTGATTGGCGGCTTGGTTTTGGCTTATTTCTACCCCATTACCCGCGACATCCACGCGGAAATTCTGCTGAAGCTGGCCGAGCGCAAACGTGCCAATCAACAGGCCAGTCAGGACTAG
- a CDS encoding HAD-IA family hydrolase, with translation MLASTAAAGGPQSLPTSAASVDPQHLRLILFDFDGTLADSFQAVVEILDRLSGRFGYPRLTPERIARLRDCDSRMVLQNSNVPPWQRPWLIYCLKRELQADLHRLQPIQGIEDVLRELRSAGYRLGIVTSNQRSTVDRFLTLMGWRHYFTWIDASLRLFSKDRAISRVRRQAGLQREAVAYVGDETRDVEAARRSGVVSLSVAWGFNSERALRNSQPDMLFQHPQELLTWVRSTAAASEKSQTHA, from the coding sequence GTGCTTGCGTCTACGGCGGCGGCCGGCGGGCCGCAGTCCTTGCCCACCAGTGCTGCATCGGTTGATCCTCAGCACTTGCGGTTAATTTTGTTCGACTTTGATGGCACGTTGGCAGACTCCTTTCAGGCGGTGGTTGAAATTCTTGATCGCCTCTCGGGACGCTTTGGCTATCCCCGTTTGACCCCGGAACGAATTGCCCGACTGCGGGATTGTGATTCCCGCATGGTGCTGCAAAACAGCAATGTGCCCCCTTGGCAGCGCCCTTGGCTGATCTATTGCCTGAAACGGGAACTCCAGGCCGATTTGCATCGCCTCCAGCCCATTCAGGGCATTGAGGACGTGTTGCGAGAACTGCGATCGGCGGGCTACCGGCTGGGGATTGTGACTTCCAACCAGCGATCGACGGTCGATCGATTCCTCACCCTGATGGGCTGGCGGCACTATTTCACCTGGATTGATGCCAGTTTGCGTCTGTTCAGCAAAGATCGCGCCATCTCGCGGGTGCGGCGGCAGGCCGGCCTTCAGCGCGAAGCCGTTGCCTACGTGGGCGACGAAACAAGGGATGTGGAAGCGGCCAGGCGATCGGGCGTGGTCAGCCTTTCCGTGGCTTGGGGGTTTAATTCTGAACGAGCGTTGCGCAACAGCCAGCCGGATATGCTGTTTCAGCATCCTCAGGAGCTGTTAACTTGGGTGCGATCGACCGCTGCGGCCTCGGAAAAATCCCAAACTCATGCCTAA
- a CDS encoding peptidylprolyl isomerase: protein MAPAARLNGSATVIMLVNGQSVEMAIDGANAPVTAGNFVDLVERGFYDGISFHRVVRSPDPFVVQAGDPASKDPNVPLSSLGTGGFIDPDTNQARSIPLEIKVQGATEPIYSQTTTQPVALPHKQGTLAMARAQSPDSGSSQFYIALKELPFLDGNYATFGQVTQGFSAVDAIQAGDRITAAKVVDGVLPGRTSVVLTDATRLNTAHNFLNRADLPRQFTFLTEAAETVTLTATQSQTTPSGVRGLGGDDVITGSSAADIVWGDAGNDSLFGGDGDDYLRGIDGNDLINGDGGNDFLNGNQGNDTVNGGAGDDFVRGGQGDDVLLGGDGNDVLCGDFGADTLTGGAGADTFLLRTDTAIGIRAAADLVVDFSAAQGDRIGIVGSVSLEQLTLQNQGGSTVLQLPTGQTLATITGATPDLVRSALVAVSASDAVMRL, encoded by the coding sequence ATGGCTCCTGCGGCTCGTTTAAATGGTTCCGCCACCGTAATCATGCTGGTGAACGGTCAGTCCGTCGAAATGGCGATCGATGGGGCCAACGCCCCCGTCACAGCCGGCAATTTTGTGGACTTGGTGGAGCGGGGATTTTATGACGGCATTTCGTTTCACCGCGTGGTGCGATCGCCCGATCCCTTTGTGGTGCAAGCGGGAGATCCGGCGAGCAAAGATCCCAACGTGCCGCTCAGCAGCTTGGGAACGGGCGGGTTCATTGACCCAGACACCAACCAAGCCCGCAGCATTCCCCTCGAAATCAAAGTTCAGGGCGCAACGGAACCGATCTATAGCCAAACCACCACTCAGCCGGTGGCCTTGCCCCACAAGCAAGGAACCCTGGCCATGGCCCGGGCCCAATCGCCCGATTCCGGTTCTTCGCAGTTCTACATTGCCCTGAAGGAATTGCCGTTTTTGGATGGTAATTACGCCACCTTTGGCCAGGTAACCCAAGGGTTTTCGGCGGTGGATGCGATCCAAGCGGGCGATCGCATCACGGCAGCCAAGGTGGTGGATGGAGTTTTGCCGGGCCGAACTTCGGTGGTGCTGACGGATGCAACCCGCTTGAACACTGCGCACAATTTTCTGAACCGGGCTGACCTGCCCCGCCAATTCACCTTCCTCACAGAAGCGGCAGAAACCGTGACCCTGACGGCGACCCAAAGCCAAACCACTCCCAGCGGCGTGCGGGGGTTGGGGGGCGATGACGTGATCACCGGCTCCAGTGCGGCGGATATTGTCTGGGGTGATGCGGGCAATGATTCGCTCTTCGGTGGCGACGGAGATGATTATCTGCGCGGCATTGATGGCAATGACTTGATCAACGGTGACGGGGGCAACGACTTCCTCAACGGCAATCAGGGCAACGATACGGTCAATGGCGGCGCGGGTGATGATTTTGTGCGCGGCGGCCAGGGCGATGATGTGCTGCTGGGGGGCGATGGTAACGATGTCCTTTGTGGTGACTTTGGGGCTGATACGTTAACCGGCGGCGCGGGGGCCGATACGTTCCTGCTGCGCACTGATACGGCGATCGGGATTCGGGCAGCGGCGGATTTGGTGGTGGATTTCAGTGCGGCTCAGGGCGATCGAATCGGCATTGTCGGTTCCGTGAGCTTGGAGCAACTGACGCTGCAAAATCAGGGCGGCTCCACGGTGCTGCAATTGCCCACGGGTCAGACCTTGGCCACCATCACCGGAGCCACTCCCGATTTGGTGCGATCGGCTCTTGTGGCCGTCAGCGCCAGTGATGCGGTCATGCGCCTATAG
- the accD gene encoding acetyl-CoA carboxylase, carboxyltransferase subunit beta: MSLFDWFANRRKSDPAGHSGQEREIADGLWTKCEACGVLAYTKDLQANQMVCLDCGHHMRVYSDERIQQLIDPGTWVALDRDVRPVDPLGFFDRKSYSDRIVEAQSKSGLIDAVQTGLGDLEGQPIALGVMDFRFMGGSMGSVVGEKLTRAIERATAERRAMVIVCASGGARMQEGMLSLMQMAKISGALEQHREAGCLYIPVLTHPTTGGVTASFAMLGDIIIAEPKALIGFAGRRVIEQTLREKLPDNFQTAEYLQQNGFVDAIVPRTQLKSTLARLVRLHHASRRAVSTAPTNGARLRDEVMLDGQRDGLHVERSIAPGSIAAQP; encoded by the coding sequence ATGTCGTTGTTTGATTGGTTTGCAAATCGTCGTAAGAGCGATCCGGCTGGACATTCAGGCCAAGAGCGAGAAATCGCCGATGGTCTCTGGACGAAGTGTGAAGCCTGCGGCGTTCTCGCCTACACGAAAGACCTTCAGGCAAATCAGATGGTTTGCCTGGATTGTGGGCATCATATGCGGGTCTATAGCGATGAGCGGATCCAGCAATTAATTGACCCGGGTACTTGGGTGGCGTTGGATCGGGATGTGCGCCCGGTGGATCCTCTGGGCTTTTTCGATCGCAAGTCCTACAGCGATCGAATTGTGGAGGCCCAAAGCAAATCCGGCCTCATTGATGCGGTGCAAACGGGCTTGGGTGATTTGGAAGGCCAACCGATCGCCCTAGGGGTAATGGACTTTCGGTTCATGGGCGGCAGTATGGGATCCGTGGTGGGCGAAAAGCTCACTCGGGCGATCGAGCGGGCCACCGCTGAACGCCGGGCCATGGTGATTGTCTGCGCATCCGGGGGGGCCCGAATGCAGGAAGGAATGCTGAGTTTGATGCAGATGGCCAAAATTTCCGGGGCCCTGGAGCAGCATCGCGAGGCCGGCTGTCTCTACATCCCTGTGCTGACCCATCCCACCACGGGCGGTGTGACGGCCAGTTTTGCCATGCTCGGCGACATCATCATCGCAGAACCCAAAGCATTGATCGGGTTTGCGGGTCGGCGGGTCATTGAACAAACCCTGCGCGAAAAGCTCCCGGATAATTTCCAAACGGCGGAATATTTGCAACAAAACGGGTTTGTGGATGCGATCGTGCCGCGAACCCAACTGAAGTCTACGTTGGCCCGCTTGGTTCGATTGCATCATGCTTCCCGACGGGCGGTGTCCACGGCTCCCACCAATGGGGCCCGGCTGCGGGATGAGGTGATGCTGGATGGTCAACGGGATGGGTTGCATGTGGAACGTTCGATCGCCCCTGGCTCGATCGCGGCCCAGCCCTAA
- the queG gene encoding tRNA epoxyqueuosine(34) reductase QueG translates to MDTTALEYDPAVGGSSPVAIARRNTYQVKTKALALGFHQVGIAAISSEYPPLPSAVSALQHWLDRGFAAEMKWMAAPKRFDAREFMPEARSVICVALNYYSPEQRPLEQRPLEQRPLDPSSSQAESAIEPAPAQPELNQPELDQPQFGKIARYAWGRDYHRVLETRLKALAQWLVTLDPRAQSRWAVDSSPVQDKAWAQEAGLGWIGKNGNLITRQYGSWVFLGELFTTLELLPDRPHTSHCGTCTRCLEACPTGAIPEPFVVDANRCIAYHTIENRAETLPSEIAENLQGWVAGCDICQDVCPWNQRFAQPTDIEDFRPRSGVVAPRLDQLAQLSDEAWDQAFRGSALRRIKPAMWRRNARASLKLDPNVSFQASSQSLPRSADLPPDRPIDPYH, encoded by the coding sequence ATGGACACAACCGCATTGGAGTATGACCCTGCTGTGGGCGGGTCTTCCCCAGTGGCGATCGCTCGCCGAAACACATACCAAGTGAAAACGAAAGCTCTCGCCCTGGGGTTTCATCAGGTGGGAATAGCAGCTATAAGCTCAGAGTACCCACCCTTACCATCGGCCGTATCAGCCCTCCAACACTGGCTCGATCGCGGGTTTGCCGCCGAAATGAAATGGATGGCGGCTCCCAAGCGATTTGATGCGCGAGAATTTATGCCCGAGGCGCGATCGGTCATTTGCGTTGCCCTGAATTACTACAGCCCTGAACAGCGGCCCCTTGAGCAGCGGCCCCTCGAACAGCGACCCTTAGACCCATCCTCTTCCCAAGCTGAGTCAGCGATCGAGCCTGCCCCAGCTCAGCCCGAACTTAACCAGCCCGAACTTGACCAGCCCCAATTTGGCAAAATTGCCCGCTATGCCTGGGGGCGGGATTACCACCGAGTTTTGGAAACCCGCCTGAAGGCTCTGGCTCAGTGGTTAGTGACGTTGGATCCCCGAGCACAGAGCCGCTGGGCCGTGGACAGCAGCCCGGTGCAGGACAAGGCCTGGGCCCAGGAGGCGGGTTTGGGGTGGATTGGCAAAAATGGCAATTTAATTACGCGCCAGTATGGTTCCTGGGTGTTTTTGGGGGAGCTGTTCACCACGCTGGAATTATTGCCCGATCGCCCACATACCAGCCATTGCGGCACTTGTACCCGTTGTCTGGAGGCTTGCCCCACGGGGGCGATTCCCGAGCCGTTTGTGGTGGATGCTAACCGTTGCATTGCCTACCACACGATTGAGAACCGCGCGGAGACCCTGCCTTCGGAAATTGCCGAGAACCTTCAGGGTTGGGTTGCGGGCTGCGACATTTGCCAAGATGTTTGCCCCTGGAATCAACGATTTGCCCAGCCGACGGATATTGAAGACTTTCGACCGCGATCGGGGGTGGTGGCTCCGCGCTTGGATCAGCTTGCTCAGCTCAGCGATGAGGCTTGGGATCAAGCCTTCCGGGGATCCGCTTTACGACGCATTAAGCCTGCGATGTGGCGACGAAACGCCCGTGCTAGTCTGAAATTAGACCCGAATGTTTCGTTTCAAGCTTCGTCGCAGTCCCTGCCCCGATCGGCCGATCTCCCTCCCGATCGCCCCATCGATCCCTACCATTGA